In a genomic window of Brucella anthropi ATCC 49188:
- a CDS encoding Crp/Fnr family transcriptional regulator, whose protein sequence is MPFPPQNAIANKLLALLPPSDYEALIQETTYVELPRGTVLAETGKPIAKVYFLTTGIGSVIVTTAEGKRAEAGIFGFDGYIPTSAIAGVENSSYDVLVQVAAQGYELPYEKFRRWMDESRSFSRIMIRSIEAFSVQLAYTAVSNAIHEVTQRLARWLLMCDDRILGKEIAITHEFLSIMLAVRRPSVTNSLHVLEGLGLIKSERGVVFIRNRHGLERYARDAYGWPEKEYVRLMQGFEPVGDV, encoded by the coding sequence ATGCCGTTTCCTCCACAGAATGCCATTGCTAACAAACTTTTGGCTTTGCTTCCGCCTTCCGATTATGAAGCCCTTATCCAGGAAACTACTTATGTGGAACTTCCGCGTGGGACGGTGCTTGCAGAAACGGGGAAACCGATCGCGAAAGTTTATTTTCTTACGACAGGTATCGGCTCGGTTATTGTGACGACCGCCGAAGGAAAACGTGCAGAAGCGGGAATTTTCGGCTTCGATGGGTATATTCCAACGTCTGCAATCGCTGGTGTCGAAAACAGTTCTTATGACGTCCTGGTTCAGGTTGCTGCGCAAGGTTATGAACTGCCTTATGAGAAGTTTCGGCGGTGGATGGACGAAAGCCGCAGTTTTTCCAGGATCATGATCCGCTCTATCGAGGCGTTTTCCGTTCAGCTTGCCTATACCGCCGTCTCGAATGCCATTCATGAAGTCACGCAACGATTGGCCCGATGGTTGCTGATGTGTGATGACCGAATATTAGGCAAAGAAATAGCAATCACTCACGAGTTCCTGTCGATAATGCTTGCAGTTCGTCGGCCAAGTGTCACGAATTCTCTTCATGTTCTTGAAGGATTGGGCTTGATCAAGTCTGAACGAGGAGTTGTCTTTATTCGTAATCGTCACGGGCTGGAACGCTATGCTCGAGATGCCTATGGCTGGCCGGAAAAGGAATACGTGCGGCTGATGCAGGGATTTGAACCTGTCGGTGACGTCTAG
- a CDS encoding Crp/Fnr family transcriptional regulator: MYDESKLHNRLLKSLPPDILNSICSSLEPVTLERGQVIVRANQSIDYLYFLCGGISSVIAVSTRGQLAEAGMVGREGFSPTSGAVGATTSIHEIIMQVSGYGHRIAVSAAREEINRNSVFASLLARYIQTFASQVSYTVWANVNLHVHERLARWLLMSHDRVDGDEIILTHDFIALMLGVRRPSITTGLHLLEGKKLVRSERGRITIRDRRGLEEFAGEAYGKPEEEYSQLFGAQN; the protein is encoded by the coding sequence ATGTACGACGAATCTAAACTGCACAACCGCCTGTTGAAGAGCCTGCCTCCAGATATTCTCAATAGTATTTGTTCGTCCCTGGAACCTGTCACGCTTGAGCGTGGTCAAGTTATTGTCAGGGCCAATCAATCGATCGACTATCTATACTTTCTTTGCGGCGGGATCAGTTCGGTCATCGCCGTATCGACCAGAGGTCAGCTGGCAGAGGCTGGCATGGTCGGACGCGAAGGGTTTTCACCAACGTCAGGAGCGGTTGGCGCTACAACCAGCATTCATGAAATTATCATGCAAGTCAGCGGCTATGGTCATCGGATTGCCGTCAGTGCTGCACGAGAGGAAATCAATCGCAACAGCGTGTTTGCCAGTTTGTTGGCCCGTTACATTCAGACTTTTGCCTCACAGGTTTCTTATACTGTCTGGGCCAACGTAAACTTGCATGTTCACGAGCGGCTGGCGCGCTGGCTCTTGATGTCACATGATCGAGTTGACGGGGATGAAATTATCCTGACCCACGACTTCATCGCTCTCATGCTCGGTGTAAGACGCCCCAGCATTACGACAGGACTTCACCTACTGGAAGGCAAAAAACTGGTGCGATCAGAGCGAGGCCGCATCACAATACGTGACCGTAGGGGTCTCGAAGAATTTGCTGGCGAAGCCTACGGAAAACCCGAAGAAGAATATAGCCAGCTTTTCGGCGCTCAAAACTAG
- a CDS encoding SDR family oxidoreductase, with product MESQYPKPPFETKQQPMPGITNKMNPKPDHGETTYSGSGKLKGLRAIITGGDSGIGRAVAIAFAREGADILIAYLEEDEDALETKALIEKDGRKAVLMKCDIQHAQTCRDLIDRAVGELGGIDILVNNAAHQASFSELGDISDEEWELTFRVNIHAMFYLTKAALSHMRPGATIINTASINSDMPNPTLLAYATTKGAIQNFTAGLAQLLAEKGIRANAVAPGPVWTPLIPSTLPDEAVRNFGRQTPMKRPAQPAELASAYVMLADPLSSFTSGATIAVTGGKPIL from the coding sequence ATGGAAAGCCAATATCCCAAGCCACCATTCGAAACAAAGCAGCAACCGATGCCGGGCATAACCAATAAGATGAATCCGAAACCGGATCACGGCGAAACAACCTATAGCGGTTCGGGGAAACTGAAGGGGTTGAGGGCAATCATTACTGGAGGAGACAGCGGCATTGGTCGTGCGGTTGCGATTGCATTTGCACGGGAAGGCGCGGATATCCTGATTGCTTATCTGGAAGAGGATGAGGATGCACTGGAAACCAAAGCGCTTATCGAGAAAGACGGTCGAAAAGCCGTCTTGATGAAATGCGATATCCAGCATGCCCAAACCTGTCGCGACCTGATTGATCGTGCGGTAGGTGAACTAGGCGGAATCGATATTCTAGTGAACAACGCAGCTCATCAGGCAAGTTTCTCCGAACTCGGTGACATCAGCGACGAAGAATGGGAGCTAACATTTCGCGTCAATATTCATGCGATGTTTTATCTGACGAAAGCCGCCCTTTCTCATATGAGACCCGGCGCTACGATCATCAATACGGCTTCCATCAATTCAGATATGCCGAATCCAACTCTTCTGGCCTATGCGACGACAAAGGGTGCGATCCAGAATTTTACCGCTGGGTTGGCCCAGCTTCTTGCAGAAAAGGGGATCCGTGCCAATGCGGTCGCGCCCGGCCCGGTTTGGACCCCACTCATACCGTCGACCCTTCCTGATGAAGCAGTACGTAATTTTGGCAGACAGACGCCAATGAAAAGACCGGCCCAACCAGCGGAACTCGCTTCCGCATATGTCATGCTGGCAGACCCGCTATCGAGTTTCACGTCCGGCGCTACAATAGCAGTCACTGGCGGCAAGCCGATTTTGTGA
- a CDS encoding UdgX family uracil-DNA binding protein (This protein belongs to the uracil DNA glycosylase superfamily, members of which act in excision repair of DNA. However, it belongs more specifically to UdgX branch, whose founding member was found to bind uracil in DNA (where it does not belong), without cleaving it, appears to promote DNA repair by a pathway involving RecA, rather than base excision.) yields the protein MTVPAITRRQQNLEQVCAEARTCRRCELYQNATQTVFGEGRTGARVFFVAEQPGDKEDIGGRPLIGPAGRLFDACLNEVGIKRERCYITNAVKHFRHTQRGKRRIHQRPSTSHIEACRWWLQQEIELVEPHIIVALGAVAARSLFGKPMKIAAIRGIPLEFENHLILVTIHPSYLLRLRAQSGFDRERAMFLKELAKVAEFERAAET from the coding sequence ATGACAGTACCAGCAATCACCCGTCGCCAACAGAATCTTGAACAAGTCTGCGCGGAAGCGCGGACTTGTCGGCGTTGTGAGCTCTATCAAAATGCAACACAGACGGTTTTTGGCGAAGGGCGCACCGGCGCCCGAGTTTTCTTTGTTGCCGAACAACCTGGCGACAAGGAGGATATTGGAGGAAGGCCCTTGATTGGCCCTGCAGGTCGGCTCTTCGATGCCTGCCTAAACGAAGTCGGTATCAAACGCGAGCGATGCTATATTACCAATGCGGTAAAACACTTTCGACATACACAGCGCGGTAAAAGACGCATTCACCAGCGCCCGTCAACCAGCCACATTGAAGCTTGTCGCTGGTGGCTCCAGCAGGAAATTGAACTGGTTGAACCCCACATCATCGTTGCGCTGGGCGCAGTTGCCGCCCGTTCCCTTTTCGGAAAGCCGATGAAAATCGCAGCGATACGCGGCATCCCTCTCGAGTTCGAGAACCACCTTATCCTTGTGACGATCCACCCATCCTACCTGCTACGCTTACGTGCCCAGAGCGGCTTTGATCGCGAACGGGCGATGTTTCTCAAAGAACTGGCCAAAGTCGCGGAGTTCGAGCGCGCCGCCGAAACGTGA
- a CDS encoding transcriptional regulator — MMLSRHLHSQNRVVVRDVKSARDILSFGFRHGQLFVMIRSSDDTMRLFSGKRILVFEDGFLLSEEAGACLTKAGAVVLGPVNTAYQALYYLERERVDAVVMDVTLEPEAVLPVVAELEQSAIPFIFALSDNPILDSLGFAGFVLSARHRDLSTIAEALFLHRNVEH, encoded by the coding sequence ATGATGTTATCCAGGCATTTGCATTCGCAAAATCGCGTTGTGGTTCGTGATGTGAAATCAGCACGAGACATCTTGTCATTCGGTTTCAGACATGGCCAACTGTTTGTAATGATTAGATCTAGCGATGATACAATGCGTTTATTCTCAGGAAAGCGTATTTTGGTTTTTGAAGATGGTTTTCTGCTTTCAGAGGAAGCAGGAGCCTGTCTGACGAAGGCTGGCGCTGTCGTTCTCGGTCCGGTAAACACGGCTTATCAAGCACTGTATTATCTGGAACGTGAGAGGGTAGACGCTGTTGTTATGGATGTCACTCTGGAACCGGAAGCGGTGCTTCCGGTTGTCGCCGAACTGGAACAGAGCGCCATACCCTTCATATTCGCCCTATCAGACAACCCCATCCTGGACAGCCTGGGCTTCGCAGGATTTGTACTCAGCGCGCGCCACAGAGATCTGTCCACAATAGCGGAAGCATTGTTTCTTCATCGTAACGTGGAACATTAA
- a CDS encoding DUF3008 family protein has translation MPAKSKAQQQAAGAALAAKRGDKSKSQLRGASREMAKSMSEKELEKLASTRQKDKPEHKSKS, from the coding sequence ATGCCTGCGAAATCCAAAGCACAACAACAGGCTGCCGGCGCGGCCTTGGCTGCAAAACGTGGAGACAAATCAAAAAGTCAACTACGTGGAGCATCCAGGGAAATGGCCAAGTCCATGAGTGAGAAAGAGCTCGAAAAATTGGCCTCCACCAGACAGAAGGACAAGCCGGAGCATAAGTCGAAGTCCTGA
- a CDS encoding cysteine hydrolase family protein — protein MSLETGLLRGDLRGGCMHLCIDMQNLFGPASPWHVPWIEAILPNIVDICSQRSEETIFTRFIPPRSPDAALGAWRGYYRKWETLTLNRIDPSFIDLVDPLGDFSPPAVVLDKTVYSPWTEGFLQRYLHKRRVHTLIVSGAETDLCVLATLLGAVDRGYRVIIVHDAVCSVFDQTHDAIISLCHQRFSEQLELVCTDELIDSWR, from the coding sequence ATGTCTCTGGAAACCGGGCTTCTACGCGGAGATTTGCGAGGCGGCTGCATGCATCTATGCATAGACATGCAGAATCTTTTCGGACCTGCTTCGCCTTGGCACGTGCCATGGATTGAAGCGATCTTGCCCAATATCGTGGATATCTGCTCCCAGCGCAGTGAAGAAACGATCTTTACCCGCTTTATACCTCCAAGGTCACCCGACGCTGCCCTGGGAGCATGGAGAGGTTATTACCGCAAGTGGGAAACCCTTACTCTCAATCGTATCGATCCGTCATTCATCGACCTCGTGGACCCGCTAGGAGATTTTTCGCCGCCTGCTGTTGTACTCGATAAGACTGTTTACTCCCCCTGGACCGAAGGCTTCCTCCAGCGATATCTGCACAAAAGGCGCGTTCATACTTTAATCGTTAGCGGAGCGGAGACCGATCTTTGTGTTCTCGCAACACTATTGGGCGCCGTAGATCGCGGATATCGGGTGATCATTGTCCACGATGCAGTATGCAGCGTTTTCGATCAAACCCACGACGCAATTATCTCTCTTTGTCACCAACGATTTAGTGAGCAATTGGAACTCGTCTGCACGGATGAGCTGATCGACTCCTGGCGATAA
- a CDS encoding YciE/YciF ferroxidase family protein, translating to MASTKQRNLDDLFYDTLKDIYYAERKILKTLPKMSRAATDEKLKNAFEKHREQTEGHVERLQQCFEILGKRAQGKTCDAIEGIIAEGEEIIEEFSNSPALDAGLISAAQAVEHYEITRYGTLKRWAETLGHKDVAKLLDQTLQEEGQTDKDLTKLAESSANPRAEAA from the coding sequence ATGGCCAGCACCAAGCAACGCAATCTCGATGACCTATTCTACGACACGCTCAAGGACATTTATTATGCGGAGCGTAAGATATTGAAAACGCTTCCCAAAATGTCCCGAGCGGCCACTGATGAAAAGCTCAAGAACGCGTTCGAAAAGCACCGGGAACAAACCGAAGGACATGTCGAACGTTTGCAGCAATGCTTCGAGATTCTCGGTAAGCGTGCGCAAGGCAAGACCTGTGATGCCATTGAAGGTATTATCGCTGAAGGGGAAGAGATCATCGAAGAGTTTTCGAATAGTCCCGCCCTTGATGCCGGTTTGATATCTGCGGCCCAGGCGGTCGAACATTACGAAATCACGCGTTACGGCACATTGAAGCGTTGGGCCGAAACCCTGGGCCACAAGGATGTGGCGAAACTCCTCGACCAGACCCTGCAGGAAGAAGGTCAGACCGATAAGGACCTGACGAAACTCGCGGAGTCCTCTGCCAATCCCCGTGCGGAAGCCGCCTGA
- a CDS encoding alpha/beta hydrolase family protein produces the protein MIRNATAVSVDQHELAATVISPDTTIPGVLFLHGWAGSQERDIERANAISSLGCVCLTFDMRGHGELLSSNKTVTRGENLDDAIAAYDRLASFKMVEDGSIVVIGSSYGGYLATLLTEFRPVRWLALRAPALYRDQLWQVPKARLDRSDLQSYRSTLVKFDDNRALRQAREFLGDVLLVESEHDIIVPHPTVASYQTAFINSQSLTVRMIGGADHALTGDHHQKVYNQLLTRWIREMVLGAR, from the coding sequence ATGATCCGTAACGCCACCGCCGTCAGCGTCGACCAGCACGAACTGGCCGCGACTGTCATCTCTCCGGATACCACCATTCCGGGCGTTCTATTTCTGCACGGTTGGGCCGGTAGCCAAGAACGCGATATCGAAAGAGCAAATGCGATATCCTCGCTCGGTTGTGTTTGTCTTACCTTCGACATGCGCGGCCATGGGGAATTGCTGTCCAGCAACAAAACCGTAACGCGCGGTGAAAATCTTGACGATGCTATTGCTGCATATGACCGGCTGGCCAGCTTCAAAATGGTCGAAGACGGTTCGATTGTGGTCATAGGAAGCAGCTATGGAGGGTATCTCGCGACATTGCTGACCGAATTTCGGCCCGTCCGTTGGCTGGCATTAAGAGCCCCGGCACTTTATCGTGACCAGCTTTGGCAAGTCCCTAAAGCACGGCTCGACCGCAGTGACCTGCAATCCTATCGTTCGACACTCGTAAAGTTTGATGATAACCGCGCACTTCGACAGGCCCGAGAATTTCTTGGCGATGTACTGCTGGTCGAGTCCGAACACGACATCATCGTCCCACATCCCACGGTCGCAAGTTATCAAACTGCCTTCATCAATTCTCAATCGTTGACCGTTCGGATGATAGGTGGCGCGGATCACGCACTTACCGGAGACCATCATCAAAAGGTCTACAATCAGCTTTTGACCCGTTGGATCAGAGAAATGGTTCTCGGAGCACGCTAA
- a CDS encoding RNA polymerase sigma factor produces the protein MSFKPNPDYMLEPEHLVEMIPALRAFSRTFYRQKEDAEDLVQETLLKALANREKYVPYSPLKSWLFTIMRNTFCTRIRIQNREAPGVSECVSPIASVKASQELTLEAHDVQTAMETLPHKYRRVLALVVLEGKSYERTAQLCDCSIGTVKSRLHRARHKLHDIVERA, from the coding sequence ATGTCTTTCAAGCCAAATCCCGACTACATGCTGGAGCCGGAACATCTCGTTGAGATGATACCGGCTTTGCGCGCGTTTTCCCGCACATTTTACCGTCAGAAAGAAGATGCTGAGGATCTTGTTCAGGAAACATTGTTGAAAGCACTGGCCAATCGAGAAAAATACGTTCCCTATTCGCCCCTGAAATCCTGGCTTTTCACCATCATGCGCAACACGTTCTGCACGCGTATTCGCATCCAGAACCGTGAAGCACCGGGCGTGAGCGAGTGCGTTTCACCCATAGCTTCAGTCAAAGCCTCGCAGGAGCTGACGCTCGAGGCGCACGACGTGCAAACAGCAATGGAAACCCTGCCTCACAAATATCGCCGCGTTCTGGCATTGGTAGTGTTGGAGGGCAAAAGCTATGAACGAACGGCCCAGCTTTGCGATTGCTCGATCGGAACGGTGAAAAGCCGCCTGCATCGCGCTCGTCATAAGCTCCACGATATCGTGGAACGCGCCTAG
- a CDS encoding DUF3182 family protein — protein sequence MESALFRGDPTGKIRVVCQSSDSPHNVASVEALAARLRSLTGRQLRPTLQSFDENNETFFVPTFALVRQDGHPEMSIENFYGGIVHHGFMATKLVTHPHWHDDDNLPEGWAGNFAACLQDCVLPGFSVFSHGHALDAAGALLKKHKVRFKNPYASGGKDQTVIETVRALDGFLETVSDREIANGLVVEEDVENSTTYSVGQVQIEDHIGSYLGRQYTSHDEDGSKVYAGSRLRVVRGGWDALLHQVQSPVARRIVENARRYDEAALQHLGLVASRRNYDVLVGPITENGVRCGVLEQSWRVGGASPAEVLALEKLAQDETVTAVQAVLRESYGQPSTFNEDDFVVYVGDDDFGRPLHKYARIEKIYHDP from the coding sequence ATGGAAAGTGCCCTATTCCGGGGTGATCCTACGGGAAAAATTCGTGTCGTTTGCCAGTCTTCTGACAGTCCTCACAATGTAGCCAGCGTGGAAGCGTTGGCTGCCCGCCTACGTTCGCTGACCGGCAGGCAATTGCGGCCCACCCTGCAAAGCTTTGACGAGAACAACGAAACGTTTTTCGTACCGACTTTTGCTCTGGTCCGCCAGGACGGGCACCCCGAAATGAGCATTGAGAACTTCTACGGCGGCATCGTTCACCACGGTTTTATGGCAACGAAACTCGTTACCCATCCACACTGGCACGACGATGACAATTTGCCGGAAGGTTGGGCAGGAAACTTTGCAGCTTGTTTACAGGATTGTGTTCTACCCGGCTTTTCGGTCTTTTCACATGGCCATGCACTGGATGCCGCTGGTGCCCTGCTAAAAAAGCACAAGGTTCGATTCAAAAATCCCTATGCGTCCGGCGGCAAAGACCAGACCGTCATCGAAACCGTTCGCGCCCTCGACGGATTTCTGGAAACCGTATCTGATCGCGAAATTGCGAACGGGCTCGTCGTCGAAGAGGACGTTGAAAACTCTACCACCTATTCCGTAGGACAGGTCCAGATCGAAGATCACATCGGAAGCTATCTAGGCCGTCAATATACTTCGCACGACGAGGACGGGAGTAAAGTTTATGCGGGTAGCCGTTTGCGTGTGGTGCGCGGCGGCTGGGACGCTCTGCTTCACCAAGTCCAATCGCCCGTTGCACGCAGGATCGTAGAGAATGCCAGACGTTACGATGAAGCAGCTCTTCAACATCTCGGTCTCGTTGCGTCGCGCAGAAACTACGACGTTCTTGTCGGGCCGATAACGGAAAATGGCGTCCGCTGCGGCGTATTGGAACAATCATGGCGTGTGGGAGGTGCCTCCCCTGCCGAAGTTCTGGCATTGGAAAAACTGGCGCAGGACGAAACTGTTACCGCCGTACAGGCAGTATTGCGCGAGAGCTATGGTCAGCCATCTACATTCAACGAGGACGATTTCGTCGTTTACGTCGGCGACGACGATTTCGGACGACCTCTCCACAAATATGCGCGAATAGAGAAAATCTATCATGATCCGTAA
- a CDS encoding PPC domain-containing DNA-binding protein, whose product MQFKLLGEGAGQRIFVVILAPEEAVVATLTRFVQKRDLTAASVTAIGAFRRATLGFFDLERQDYHRIELDEQCEVLSLLGDCALGEEGSPILHLHVVLGMRNGEAKGGHLIEALVRPTLEVMIKENTSTMVRTYRPEFGIALIDPRK is encoded by the coding sequence ATGCAATTCAAACTGTTGGGAGAAGGAGCGGGGCAGCGGATCTTCGTCGTCATTCTCGCTCCGGAAGAAGCGGTGGTCGCGACACTTACCCGGTTTGTCCAGAAAAGGGATTTAACGGCAGCCTCGGTGACCGCGATTGGAGCTTTCCGACGCGCTACGCTTGGATTTTTCGACCTTGAGCGACAAGACTATCACCGGATCGAACTTGACGAGCAGTGCGAGGTACTCAGCTTGCTGGGTGATTGCGCTCTGGGCGAAGAGGGCAGTCCGATTCTTCATTTGCATGTGGTTTTGGGAATGCGTAACGGTGAGGCGAAAGGCGGGCACCTGATTGAAGCCTTGGTGCGGCCGACGCTCGAAGTAATGATTAAGGAAAATACCAGCACTATGGTGCGGACCTATCGACCGGAATTCGGTATAGCGCTGATTGATCCACGAAAATAA
- a CDS encoding DUF3175 domain-containing protein, whose product MVQAKKWSADVTEHSDALDIEPHVFEQDDPKEIAASLKRSADKSHKRKAEPFRSAMSMLTFYINRAGKNLPETRKQVLETAKEELRKAYGKPDRT is encoded by the coding sequence ATGGTCCAGGCAAAGAAATGGTCAGCCGACGTGACCGAACACAGCGACGCGTTAGATATCGAACCGCATGTGTTCGAGCAGGATGATCCGAAGGAAATCGCAGCTTCCCTGAAACGCTCGGCTGACAAGAGCCACAAACGCAAGGCGGAACCGTTTCGCTCGGCCATGTCCATGCTGACCTTCTACATCAACCGCGCTGGCAAGAACTTGCCGGAAACGCGCAAACAAGTGCTGGAAACCGCCAAGGAAGAATTGCGCAAGGCTTACGGCAAACCAGATCGGACTTAA
- a CDS encoding PepSY domain-containing protein — MKRSIRNLAGAAFLLLAPAAFAQTTPTEEPQTPAVTTPGEKNPKAPVPGQNSFTEDQAKERLTEEGFSNIMNLQLGEDGIWRAEAARDGQPVKVLLDFQGNITTQ, encoded by the coding sequence ATGAAACGGTCTATTCGAAATCTCGCAGGCGCAGCCTTCTTGCTGCTCGCACCAGCGGCGTTTGCCCAAACTACACCTACTGAAGAACCTCAGACTCCCGCAGTTACCACGCCCGGAGAGAAAAATCCGAAGGCACCGGTGCCTGGGCAGAACAGTTTTACCGAGGATCAGGCAAAGGAACGCCTGACCGAAGAGGGGTTCAGCAACATTATGAATCTTCAACTCGGCGAAGATGGCATCTGGCGCGCCGAAGCCGCGCGTGACGGTCAGCCTGTCAAAGTTCTTCTCGACTTTCAGGGAAACATCACCACGCAGTGA
- a CDS encoding sigma-70 family RNA polymerase sigma factor encodes MPSISEFEEELLALGPALHQFARTMYHQRSDVEDLVQETLLKALCNRDKFVPYGSLKSWLFTIMKNTFCTRIKRSRREDAIEDWEGPTINPSQDWAMELQDVGEAFCKLSPAYKSVLDLVIFRGLSYEKAAMAAGCTVGTIKSRLNRARAQLESDLYPAEKSLRKR; translated from the coding sequence ATGCCCTCGATATCCGAGTTCGAAGAAGAGTTGCTGGCACTTGGACCTGCGCTTCATCAGTTCGCCAGAACGATGTACCACCAGCGTTCCGACGTAGAGGATCTTGTTCAGGAAACGCTATTAAAAGCTCTGTGCAATCGCGATAAGTTCGTCCCCTATGGATCGCTCAAATCCTGGCTGTTCACGATCATGAAGAACACATTCTGCACCAGGATCAAGAGATCCCGCCGCGAAGATGCAATTGAGGATTGGGAGGGACCGACAATCAACCCATCACAGGATTGGGCCATGGAATTGCAGGATGTCGGGGAGGCTTTCTGTAAACTGTCGCCGGCATATAAGAGCGTTCTTGACCTAGTGATATTTCGCGGGCTGAGTTACGAAAAGGCTGCGATGGCGGCAGGCTGCACGGTCGGAACGATCAAGAGCAGGCTTAACAGAGCAAGAGCGCAACTCGAAAGCGACTTGTATCCGGCTGAAAAGAGTCTTCGGAAACGATAG